The following proteins are encoded in a genomic region of Dasypus novemcinctus isolate mDasNov1 chromosome 3, mDasNov1.1.hap2, whole genome shotgun sequence:
- the PLA2G4E gene encoding cytosolic phospholipase A2 epsilon gives MLQKQIPAWVAPNPPDPRGAEDRPPTRCASEKKLSPCHLLTVRIIRMKNVRQADIVSQTDCFVSLWLPTASNEKLRTRTISNCPNPEWDEAFNFQIQSQVKNVLELSICDEDTVTPDDHLLTVLYDLSKLCFRKKTHVKFPLNPEGMEELEVEFLLEESPFPPETLITNGVLVSRQVSCLEVHAESKRRRKRGKQKDLLVTVTDSFEHTLRLSPCLEPCCPRPACFHHPKYFQSQMYVEVPKSHWSCDLCCCCRHKRNGPFCQPLDCLPEDQELTRPLDENCELHMMSADCPETLDVRLGFSLCQAELEFLQKRQAVVAEALKQVLQLEEDLQADEVPLIAIMATGGGARSMTAMYGHLLGLQKLNILNCASYITGLSGATWTMATLYQDPDWSSKNLEPAVFEARRHTVKDKMPALFPEQLCKFKEELQQRSQEGYKVTFTDFWGLLIESCLGDKKIECKLSEQRAALCRGQNPLPIYLTINVKDDVSNQDFREWCEFSPYEVGLQKYGAFIPSELFGSQFFMGRLMKRIPESQMCYMLGLWSSIFSLNLLDAWNLSHTSEEFFHKWTRRRVHDIEDEPLLPEIPKCNANVLETAVVIPGSRLSDTFREILIHRLFVSEFNNFLRGLQLHTDYLQNSQFSMWKDTILDGYPNQLTTSANHLCLLDTAFFVNSSYPPLLRPERKVDLIIHLNYCAGSQTKPMKQTCEYCSVQNIPFPKYEVRDRDDNLKECYLMENPQEPDAPIVLFFPLISDTFQKYKAPGVERSPEELEQGQVDIYGPETPYATKELTYTEAAFDKLVKLSEYNILNNKDKLLQALRLAVEKKKRLKSQGPS, from the exons TGAGCCAGACAGACTGCTTCGTGAGCCTCTGGCTGCCTACTGCCTCTAATGAGAAGCTTAGGACCAGGACCATCTCCAACTGTCCAAACCCAGAGTGGGACGAAGCCTTCAATTTCCAGATACAGAGCCAAGTGAAG AATGTGCTAGAGCTGAGCATCTGTGATGAAGACACAGTGACACCAGACGATCATCTCTTGACAGTTCTCTATGACCTCTCCAAACTCTGCTTCCGAAAGAAAACCCACGTGAAGTTTCCACTTAACCCAGAG GGCATGGAAGAGCTGGAGGTGGAGTTCCTGCTGGAGGAGAG tccCTTTCCACCTGAGACCCTCATCACCAACGGCGTGCTGGTG TCTCGGCAAGTCTCCTGCTTGGAGGTTCACGCAGAATCCAAGAGGCGGAGGAAGAGGGGGAAAC AGAAGGACCTCTTGGTGACCGTGACCGACTCCTTCGAGCACACCCTGCGCCTCTCGCCCTGCCTGGAGCCCTGCTGCCCAAGGCCTGCCTGCTTCCACCACCCCAAGTACTTCCAGTCCCAGATGTATGTGGAGGTGCCCAAGAGCCACTGGAGCTGTGAT CTTTGCTGCTGCTGCAGGCACAAGAGGAATGGCCCTTTCTGCCAGCCCCTCGACTGTCTCCCCGAGGACCAGGAGCTCACACGGCCTCTG GACGAGAACTGTGAATTACACATGATGTCTGCAGACTG CCCCGAGACGCTGGACGTGCGGCTGGGCTTCAGCCTGTGCCAGGCAGAGCTGGAGTTCCTGCAGAAGCGCCAGGCGGTGGTAGCGGAGGCCCTGAAGCAGGTGCTGCAGCTGGAGGAGGACCTGCAGGCGGACGAG GTACCGCTGATAGCCATTATGGCCACTGGTGGTGGGGCCAGGTCCATGACCGCCATGTACGGCCACCTGCTGGGGCTGCAGAAGCTGAACATCCTGAACTGTGCCAGCTATATCACCGGCCTGTCGGGGGCCACCTG GACCATGGCTACCTTGTACCAAGACCCTGACTGGTCCTCTAAAAACCTGGAGCCTGCCGTCTTCGAGGCCCGGAGGCACACGGTCAAGGACAAGATGCCCGCCCTGTTCCCAGAGCAGCTCTGCAAATTCAAGGAGGAGCTCCAGCAGCGTAGCCAGGAGGGCTACAAGGTCACCTTTACAGACTTCTGGGGCCTGCTGATCGAGTCCTGTCTAGGGGACAAG AAAATCGAATGCAAACTGTCAGAGCAGCGAGCTGCTCTGTGCCGGGGCCAGAACCCCCTGCCCATCTACCTCACCATCAATGTCAAGGATGATGTAAGCAACCAGGATTTCAGAG AGTGGTGCGAGTTCTCCCCCTACGAGGTGGGCCTGCAGAAGTACGGAGCCTTCATCCCCTCGGAGCTCTTCGGCTCCCAGTTCTTCATGGGGCGGCTGATGAAGAGGATCCCTGAGTCCCAGATGTGCTACATGCTAG GCTTGTGGAGCAGCATCTTCTCCCTGAACCTGCTGGACGCCTGGAATCTGAGCCACACCTCGGAGGAGTTTTTCCACAAGTGGACCAGAAGGAGAGTGCATGACATCG AAGATGAGCCTCTACTGCCTgaaatccccaaatgcaatgcCAACGTCCTGGAGACGGCGGTGGTGATCCCGGGGTCGCGGCTGTCCGATACTTTCCGTGAGATCCTCATCCACCGGCTCTTCGTGTCCGAGTTCAACAACTTCCTGCGGGGGCTGCAGCTGCACACCGACTACCTCCAGAATAGCCAGTTCTCCATGTGGAAAG ACACCATTCTCGACGGTTACCCAAACCAGCTGACGACGTCCGCGAACCACTTGTGCCTTCTGGACACAGCGTTCTTTGTCAACTCCAGCTACCCGCCCCTCCTGAGGCCAGAGAGAAAAGTTGACCTCATCATCCACCTCAATTACTGTGCTGGGTCCCAGACGAAG CCCATGAAACAAACCTGCGAGTACTGCTCCGTGCAGAACATTCCCTTCCCCAAATACGAGGTGCGAGACAGGGATGACAATCTCAAGGAATGCTACCTGATGGAGAACCCCCAAGAGCCTGACGCCCCCATCGTGCTTTTCTTCCCACTCATCAGTGACACCTTCCAAAAGTATAAGGCCCCAG GTGTGGAGCGGAGCCCGGAGGAGCTGGAGCAGGGCCAGGTTGACATTTACGGCCCCGAAACTCCCTACGCCACCAAGGAGCTGACGTACACGGAGGCCGCCTTCGACAAGCTGGTGAAGCTCAGCGAGTACAACATCCTGAACAACAAGGACAAGCTGCTTCAGGCCTTGCGCCTGGCAGTGGAGAAGAAGAAGCGCCTGAAGAGCCAGGGCCCCTCCTAA